In Osmia bicornis bicornis chromosome 1, iOsmBic2.1, whole genome shotgun sequence, the following proteins share a genomic window:
- the LOC114881061 gene encoding HEAT repeat-containing protein 6 isoform X5, producing MALVQGDYPNNTTKFDLIVEKLVALTKKKNNETKLINNYICNLNELDYRYITVSNENAVQLLIKQLCGIIIPTETALVQNLCKLLTTFIQNNIKLQEETFAHFKQWILEALKSASSIAHNNIFLALKSILINNQFNNINHDLQLLLDENQLLIKYLNQCSTEWTETHCNAIGCLEGILVNINNSTSIAKEFVYIIKNVILNIVSSSSCIKDNKLIHIKILCSCLHILHIITINRLIPHSTEFMGEILGVVQAFLFYGIKDYSPMKPQLLRPAVMNLPERIHVIPRCKNLKNHKAKLKKQPAKKATEINNSIVSECKGVSIYSSDSDTSDTESNNSVLMDSKVRLETVHLLQALIETSQSREMFGFWPQIVATGSRNDARVLTRCILKEFVSKVKQRMLSTLTELLIDAKPFLMHAEDVHHTSFITFFGTVCLMIKELHFTLSLILSSESNVAILTHTLKCAAALIQATPYARLKTGLATKLMRNCRPYIFHKDPTVRVAALSAFEAIASCDPVTPEIFEILAKQSTVNLESDQLHFNVSFNDSTEEQEEEIDAEDLKNDTVVKYNNKLLEDTNICFLVHVCLENISNKTLSTPVRLQSLKLIGRMVFTIGSLVLSHTELVTTTLITAVQDSEVQVILHACRALEIMAGCFMNSDFEDNALLFWNIIFDRMIQLFQHQETIIREAACDCLGSISSTVFTQLPRQRAVLIITVIFGAVHDKESAVRAAALRALGMLVTLPALKEETGFLMDLANIVCLTADDKNLGVRIKGAWALANLCNCLSEEKSNEEVVEPIPLEIVLPKIYQVSIKGSKDSDKVKCNAVRALGSILNLCPDKHILNDTSSGLEALINCAILGNDMKVRWNACRALGLVLSNNPDNILPSSWRDQVFPVLCNLICDSPNFKVRTNAAWALYSCNSYGKYTVTLWKNITLAFENSQHVPSYIEYPHRDALIQQINIF from the exons ATGGCTTTGGTACAAGGTGATTACCCAAATAATACAACGAAATTTGATTTGATAGTAGAAAAATTGGTTGCACTtactaaaaagaaaaacaatgaaACGAAGTTGattaacaattatatttgCAATCTTAATGAACTCGATTATCGATATATTACTGTCTCAAACGAAAAT GCAGTGCAGTTACTAATTAAACAATTATGTGGCATTATAATACCTACAGAAACAGCTTTGGTGCAAAATCTTTGTAAACTTTTAACTACTTTCATTCAGAATAATATTAAGCTCCAAGAAGAAACATTTGCACATTTTAAACAATGGATTTTGGAAGCTTTAAAGTCTGCTTCATCAATTGCacataacaatatttttttagcCTTGAAgagtattttaataaataatcaatttaataatattaatcat GATTTGCAATTATTACTTGATGAAAACCAActgttgataaaatatttaaatcagTGTAGTACAGAATGGACTGAAACTCACTGTAATGCAATTGGCTGTTTAGAAGGAATTTtagtaaatataaataatagtaCTTCAATAGCAAAAGAATTTGTATATATCATCAAGAAtgtgatattaaatattgtttcaTCTTCTTCATGTATAAAAGATAATAAACTCATTCACATAAAA attttaTGTTCCTGCTTACATATTTTACACATTATAACAATCAATAGATTGATACCACATTCCACTGAATTCATGGGTGAAATTTTAGGAGTGGTACAAGCATTTCTATTTTATGGTATTAAAGACTACTCTCCTATGAAGCCACAACTTCTTCGTCCAGCGGTAATGAATCTTCCAGAACGAATCCATGTTATTCCTAGATGTAAAAACTTGAAAAACCACaaagcaaaattaaaaaaacaaccTGCTAAAAAAGCTACAGAGATAAATAATAGTATTGTGTCAGAATGCAAGGGAGTCAGTATATATTCTAGTGATTCAGATACCTCAGACACAGAAAGTAATAATTCTGTCCTAATGGATTCCAAAGTAAGACTGGAAACTGTTCATTTGTTACAAGCTCTTATTGAAACTTCACAAAGTCGTGAAATGTTTGGATTTTGGCCACAAATTGTTGCCACTGGTTCACGAAACGATGCCAGGGTATTAACTAGATGTATTCTAAAAGAATTTGTATCAAAAGTGAAGCAACGCATGTTAAGCACACTAACAGAACTGCTGATAGATGCCAAACCATTTTTAATGCACGCCGAAGATGTTCATCATACATCTTTTATTACCTTTTTTGGTACAGTGTGTCTAATGATCAAAGAATTACATTTCACGTTATCCTTAATTTTAAGTAGCGAATCAAATGTAGCAATTTTAACCCATACTTTAAAGTGTGCCGCTGCTCTAATTCAGGCCACACCATATGCACGTTTGAAAACTGGGCTTGCTACAAAATTAATGAGAAATTGCAGGCcatatatatttcataaag ATCCAACAGTCCGAGTTGCGGCATTATCAGCATTTGAAGCTATTGCCTCTTGTGATCCAGTTACTCCAGAGATATTTGAAATACTTGCAAAGCAATCAACTGTAAATTTAGAGTCAGATCAGTTGCattttaatgtttcatttaatgatagtacagaggaacaagaagaagaaatagatgCTGAAGATCTAAAAAATGATACAGTagttaaatataataacaaattattgGAAGATACTAATATATGTTTCTTAGTTCATGTTTGTTTAGAGAATATATCAAATAAG ACATTGAGTACACCTGTCCGGCTTCAGTCTCTAAAATTAATTGGAAGAATGGTATTCACTATAGGAAGTCTCGTACTTTCACATACAGAATTAGTTACAACAACTTTAATTACAGCTGTACAGGATTCTGAAGTACAAGTGATATTACATGCTTGTCGAGCTCTGGAGATTATGGCCGGTTGCTTCATGAATTCTGACTTTGAAGACAATGCTTTATTATTTTGGAATATTATATTTGATCGTATGATACAGCTTTTCCAACATCAAGAAACAATAATAAGAGAAGCTGCGTGTGATTGCTTAGGTAGCATTAGTTCTACCGTGTTCACTCAATTACCT cGGCAAAGAGCAGTTTTAATTATCACAGTAATTTTTGGTGCAGTGCACGATAAAGAAAGTGCTGTAAGAGCTGCTGCATTACGAGCATTAGGAATGTTAGTAACTTTACCTGCATTGAAAGAGGAAACTGGATTTTTAATGGATTTAGCTAACATAGTTTGTTTAACGGCTGATGATAAAAATCTTGGTGTTCGTATTAAAGGAGCCTGGGCATTAGCTAATTTGTGTAATTGCCTTTCTGAAGAAAA AAGTAATGAAGAAGTAGTTGAACCCATTCCTTTGGAAATTGTATTACCAAAAATTTATCAAGTCAGTATTAAGGGATCTAAGGACAGTGATAAGGTAAAATGTAATGCTGTTAGAGCCCTTGGAAGTATTCTGAACTTATGTCCTGACAAACACATACTAAATGATACATCATCAGGATTAGAAGCTCTTATAAACTGTGCTATTTTGGGAAATGATATGAAA gTTCGTTGGAATGCTTGTCGAGCCTTAGGACTGGTTTTAAGCAACAATCCAGATAATATATTACCATCTTCTTGGCGa GATCAAGTATTTCCTGTGTTATGCAACTTAATATGTGATAGCCCGAATTTTAAAGTTCGAACTAACGCAGCATGGGCACTATATTCTTGTAATTCTTACGGTAAATATACCGTAACTTTGTGGAAGAATATTACTTTAGCATTCGAAAATTCTCAACATGTACCAAGTTATATTGAGTACCCCCATCGCGACGCTCTCATACagcaa ataaatatattttag
- the LOC114881061 gene encoding HEAT repeat-containing protein 6 isoform X4, with product MALVQGDYPNNTTKFDLIVEKLVALTKKKNNETKLINNYICNLNELDYRYITVSNENAVQLLIKQLCGIIIPTETALVQNLCKLLTTFIQNNIKLQEETFAHFKQWILEALKSASSIAHNNIFLALKSILINNQFNNINHDLQLLLDENQLLIKYLNQCSTEWTETHCNAIGCLEGILVNINNSTSIAKEFVYIIKNVILNIVSSSSCIKDNKLIHIKILCSCLHILHIITINRLIPHSTEFMGEILGVVQAFLFYGIKDYSPMKPQLLRPAVMNLPERIHVIPRCKNLKNHKAKLKKQPAKKATEINNSIVSECKGVSIYSSDSDTSDTESNNSVLMDSKVRLETVHLLQALIETSQSREMFGFWPQIVATGSRNDARVLTRCILKEFVSKVKQRMLSTLTELLIDAKPFLMHAEDVHHTSFITFFGTVCLMIKELHFTLSLILSSESNVAILTHTLKCAAALIQATPYARLKTGLATKLMRNCRPYIFHKDPTVRVAALSAFEAIASCDPVTPEIFEILAKQSTVNLESDQLHFNVSFNDSTEEQEEEIDAEDLKNDTVVKYNNKLLEDTNICFLVHVCLENISNKTLSTPVRLQSLKLIGRMVFTIGSLVLSHTELVTTTLITAVQDSEVQVILHACRALEIMAGCFMNSDFEDNALLFWNIIFDRMIQLFQHQETIIREAACDCLGSISSTVFTQLPRQRAVLIITVIFGAVHDKESAVRAAALRALGMLVTLPALKEETGFLMDLANIVCLTADDKNLGVRIKGAWALANLCNCLSEEKSNEEVVEPIPLEIVLPKIYQVSIKGSKDSDKVKCNAVRALGSILNLCPDKHILNDTSSGLEALINCAILGNDMKVRWNACRALGLVLSNNPDNILPSSWRDQVFPVLCNLICDSPNFKVRTNAAWALYSCNSYGKYTVTLWKNITLAFENSQHVPSYIEYPHRDALIHCALRLVT from the exons ATGGCTTTGGTACAAGGTGATTACCCAAATAATACAACGAAATTTGATTTGATAGTAGAAAAATTGGTTGCACTtactaaaaagaaaaacaatgaaACGAAGTTGattaacaattatatttgCAATCTTAATGAACTCGATTATCGATATATTACTGTCTCAAACGAAAAT GCAGTGCAGTTACTAATTAAACAATTATGTGGCATTATAATACCTACAGAAACAGCTTTGGTGCAAAATCTTTGTAAACTTTTAACTACTTTCATTCAGAATAATATTAAGCTCCAAGAAGAAACATTTGCACATTTTAAACAATGGATTTTGGAAGCTTTAAAGTCTGCTTCATCAATTGCacataacaatatttttttagcCTTGAAgagtattttaataaataatcaatttaataatattaatcat GATTTGCAATTATTACTTGATGAAAACCAActgttgataaaatatttaaatcagTGTAGTACAGAATGGACTGAAACTCACTGTAATGCAATTGGCTGTTTAGAAGGAATTTtagtaaatataaataatagtaCTTCAATAGCAAAAGAATTTGTATATATCATCAAGAAtgtgatattaaatattgtttcaTCTTCTTCATGTATAAAAGATAATAAACTCATTCACATAAAA attttaTGTTCCTGCTTACATATTTTACACATTATAACAATCAATAGATTGATACCACATTCCACTGAATTCATGGGTGAAATTTTAGGAGTGGTACAAGCATTTCTATTTTATGGTATTAAAGACTACTCTCCTATGAAGCCACAACTTCTTCGTCCAGCGGTAATGAATCTTCCAGAACGAATCCATGTTATTCCTAGATGTAAAAACTTGAAAAACCACaaagcaaaattaaaaaaacaaccTGCTAAAAAAGCTACAGAGATAAATAATAGTATTGTGTCAGAATGCAAGGGAGTCAGTATATATTCTAGTGATTCAGATACCTCAGACACAGAAAGTAATAATTCTGTCCTAATGGATTCCAAAGTAAGACTGGAAACTGTTCATTTGTTACAAGCTCTTATTGAAACTTCACAAAGTCGTGAAATGTTTGGATTTTGGCCACAAATTGTTGCCACTGGTTCACGAAACGATGCCAGGGTATTAACTAGATGTATTCTAAAAGAATTTGTATCAAAAGTGAAGCAACGCATGTTAAGCACACTAACAGAACTGCTGATAGATGCCAAACCATTTTTAATGCACGCCGAAGATGTTCATCATACATCTTTTATTACCTTTTTTGGTACAGTGTGTCTAATGATCAAAGAATTACATTTCACGTTATCCTTAATTTTAAGTAGCGAATCAAATGTAGCAATTTTAACCCATACTTTAAAGTGTGCCGCTGCTCTAATTCAGGCCACACCATATGCACGTTTGAAAACTGGGCTTGCTACAAAATTAATGAGAAATTGCAGGCcatatatatttcataaag ATCCAACAGTCCGAGTTGCGGCATTATCAGCATTTGAAGCTATTGCCTCTTGTGATCCAGTTACTCCAGAGATATTTGAAATACTTGCAAAGCAATCAACTGTAAATTTAGAGTCAGATCAGTTGCattttaatgtttcatttaatgatagtacagaggaacaagaagaagaaatagatgCTGAAGATCTAAAAAATGATACAGTagttaaatataataacaaattattgGAAGATACTAATATATGTTTCTTAGTTCATGTTTGTTTAGAGAATATATCAAATAAG ACATTGAGTACACCTGTCCGGCTTCAGTCTCTAAAATTAATTGGAAGAATGGTATTCACTATAGGAAGTCTCGTACTTTCACATACAGAATTAGTTACAACAACTTTAATTACAGCTGTACAGGATTCTGAAGTACAAGTGATATTACATGCTTGTCGAGCTCTGGAGATTATGGCCGGTTGCTTCATGAATTCTGACTTTGAAGACAATGCTTTATTATTTTGGAATATTATATTTGATCGTATGATACAGCTTTTCCAACATCAAGAAACAATAATAAGAGAAGCTGCGTGTGATTGCTTAGGTAGCATTAGTTCTACCGTGTTCACTCAATTACCT cGGCAAAGAGCAGTTTTAATTATCACAGTAATTTTTGGTGCAGTGCACGATAAAGAAAGTGCTGTAAGAGCTGCTGCATTACGAGCATTAGGAATGTTAGTAACTTTACCTGCATTGAAAGAGGAAACTGGATTTTTAATGGATTTAGCTAACATAGTTTGTTTAACGGCTGATGATAAAAATCTTGGTGTTCGTATTAAAGGAGCCTGGGCATTAGCTAATTTGTGTAATTGCCTTTCTGAAGAAAA AAGTAATGAAGAAGTAGTTGAACCCATTCCTTTGGAAATTGTATTACCAAAAATTTATCAAGTCAGTATTAAGGGATCTAAGGACAGTGATAAGGTAAAATGTAATGCTGTTAGAGCCCTTGGAAGTATTCTGAACTTATGTCCTGACAAACACATACTAAATGATACATCATCAGGATTAGAAGCTCTTATAAACTGTGCTATTTTGGGAAATGATATGAAA gTTCGTTGGAATGCTTGTCGAGCCTTAGGACTGGTTTTAAGCAACAATCCAGATAATATATTACCATCTTCTTGGCGa GATCAAGTATTTCCTGTGTTATGCAACTTAATATGTGATAGCCCGAATTTTAAAGTTCGAACTAACGCAGCATGGGCACTATATTCTTGTAATTCTTACGGTAAATATACCGTAACTTTGTGGAAGAATATTACTTTAGCATTCGAAAATTCTCAACATGTACCAAGTTATATTGAGTACCCCCATCGCGACGCTCTCATACa CTGTGCCTTACGCTTAGTCACGTAG
- the LOC114881061 gene encoding HEAT repeat-containing protein 6 isoform X6: MALVQGDYPNNTTKFDLIVEKLVALTKKKNNETKLINNYICNLNELDYRYITVSNENAVQLLIKQLCGIIIPTETALVQNLCKLLTTFIQNNIKLQEETFAHFKQWILEALKSASSIAHNNIFLALKSILINNQFNNINHDLQLLLDENQLLIKYLNQCSTEWTETHCNAIGCLEGILVNINNSTSIAKEFVYIIKNVILNIVSSSSCIKDNKLIHIKILCSCLHILHIITINRLIPHSTEFMGEILGVVQAFLFYGIKDYSPMKPQLLRPAVMNLPERIHVIPRCKNLKNHKAKLKKQPAKKATEINNSIVSECKGVSIYSSDSDTSDTESNNSVLMDSKVRLETVHLLQALIETSQSREMFGFWPQIVATGSRNDARVLTRCILKEFVSKVKQRMLSTLTELLIDAKPFLMHAEDVHHTSFITFFGTVCLMIKELHFTLSLILSSESNVAILTHTLKCAAALIQATPYARLKTGLATKLMRNCRPYIFHKDPTVRVAALSAFEAIASCDPVTPEIFEILAKQSTVNLESDQLHFNVSFNDSTEEQEEEIDAEDLKNDTVVKYNNKLLEDTNICFLVHVCLENISNKTLSTPVRLQSLKLIGRMVFTIGSLVLSHTELVTTTLITAVQDSEVQVILHACRALEIMAGCFMNSDFEDNALLFWNIIFDRMIQLFQHQETIIREAACDCLGSISSTVFTQLPRQRAVLIITVIFGAVHDKESAVRAAALRALGMLVTLPALKEETGFLMDLANIVCLTADDKNLGVRIKGAWALANLCNCLSEEKSNEEVVEPIPLEIVLPKIYQVSIKGSKDSDKVKCNAVRALGSILNLCPDKHILNDTSSGLEALINCAILGNDMKVRWNACRALGLVLSNNPDNILPSSWR, from the exons ATGGCTTTGGTACAAGGTGATTACCCAAATAATACAACGAAATTTGATTTGATAGTAGAAAAATTGGTTGCACTtactaaaaagaaaaacaatgaaACGAAGTTGattaacaattatatttgCAATCTTAATGAACTCGATTATCGATATATTACTGTCTCAAACGAAAAT GCAGTGCAGTTACTAATTAAACAATTATGTGGCATTATAATACCTACAGAAACAGCTTTGGTGCAAAATCTTTGTAAACTTTTAACTACTTTCATTCAGAATAATATTAAGCTCCAAGAAGAAACATTTGCACATTTTAAACAATGGATTTTGGAAGCTTTAAAGTCTGCTTCATCAATTGCacataacaatatttttttagcCTTGAAgagtattttaataaataatcaatttaataatattaatcat GATTTGCAATTATTACTTGATGAAAACCAActgttgataaaatatttaaatcagTGTAGTACAGAATGGACTGAAACTCACTGTAATGCAATTGGCTGTTTAGAAGGAATTTtagtaaatataaataatagtaCTTCAATAGCAAAAGAATTTGTATATATCATCAAGAAtgtgatattaaatattgtttcaTCTTCTTCATGTATAAAAGATAATAAACTCATTCACATAAAA attttaTGTTCCTGCTTACATATTTTACACATTATAACAATCAATAGATTGATACCACATTCCACTGAATTCATGGGTGAAATTTTAGGAGTGGTACAAGCATTTCTATTTTATGGTATTAAAGACTACTCTCCTATGAAGCCACAACTTCTTCGTCCAGCGGTAATGAATCTTCCAGAACGAATCCATGTTATTCCTAGATGTAAAAACTTGAAAAACCACaaagcaaaattaaaaaaacaaccTGCTAAAAAAGCTACAGAGATAAATAATAGTATTGTGTCAGAATGCAAGGGAGTCAGTATATATTCTAGTGATTCAGATACCTCAGACACAGAAAGTAATAATTCTGTCCTAATGGATTCCAAAGTAAGACTGGAAACTGTTCATTTGTTACAAGCTCTTATTGAAACTTCACAAAGTCGTGAAATGTTTGGATTTTGGCCACAAATTGTTGCCACTGGTTCACGAAACGATGCCAGGGTATTAACTAGATGTATTCTAAAAGAATTTGTATCAAAAGTGAAGCAACGCATGTTAAGCACACTAACAGAACTGCTGATAGATGCCAAACCATTTTTAATGCACGCCGAAGATGTTCATCATACATCTTTTATTACCTTTTTTGGTACAGTGTGTCTAATGATCAAAGAATTACATTTCACGTTATCCTTAATTTTAAGTAGCGAATCAAATGTAGCAATTTTAACCCATACTTTAAAGTGTGCCGCTGCTCTAATTCAGGCCACACCATATGCACGTTTGAAAACTGGGCTTGCTACAAAATTAATGAGAAATTGCAGGCcatatatatttcataaag ATCCAACAGTCCGAGTTGCGGCATTATCAGCATTTGAAGCTATTGCCTCTTGTGATCCAGTTACTCCAGAGATATTTGAAATACTTGCAAAGCAATCAACTGTAAATTTAGAGTCAGATCAGTTGCattttaatgtttcatttaatgatagtacagaggaacaagaagaagaaatagatgCTGAAGATCTAAAAAATGATACAGTagttaaatataataacaaattattgGAAGATACTAATATATGTTTCTTAGTTCATGTTTGTTTAGAGAATATATCAAATAAG ACATTGAGTACACCTGTCCGGCTTCAGTCTCTAAAATTAATTGGAAGAATGGTATTCACTATAGGAAGTCTCGTACTTTCACATACAGAATTAGTTACAACAACTTTAATTACAGCTGTACAGGATTCTGAAGTACAAGTGATATTACATGCTTGTCGAGCTCTGGAGATTATGGCCGGTTGCTTCATGAATTCTGACTTTGAAGACAATGCTTTATTATTTTGGAATATTATATTTGATCGTATGATACAGCTTTTCCAACATCAAGAAACAATAATAAGAGAAGCTGCGTGTGATTGCTTAGGTAGCATTAGTTCTACCGTGTTCACTCAATTACCT cGGCAAAGAGCAGTTTTAATTATCACAGTAATTTTTGGTGCAGTGCACGATAAAGAAAGTGCTGTAAGAGCTGCTGCATTACGAGCATTAGGAATGTTAGTAACTTTACCTGCATTGAAAGAGGAAACTGGATTTTTAATGGATTTAGCTAACATAGTTTGTTTAACGGCTGATGATAAAAATCTTGGTGTTCGTATTAAAGGAGCCTGGGCATTAGCTAATTTGTGTAATTGCCTTTCTGAAGAAAA AAGTAATGAAGAAGTAGTTGAACCCATTCCTTTGGAAATTGTATTACCAAAAATTTATCAAGTCAGTATTAAGGGATCTAAGGACAGTGATAAGGTAAAATGTAATGCTGTTAGAGCCCTTGGAAGTATTCTGAACTTATGTCCTGACAAACACATACTAAATGATACATCATCAGGATTAGAAGCTCTTATAAACTGTGCTATTTTGGGAAATGATATGAAA gTTCGTTGGAATGCTTGTCGAGCCTTAGGACTGGTTTTAAGCAACAATCCAGATAATATATTACCATCTTCTTGGCGa TAG